One genomic region from Anabaena sp. PCC 7108 encodes:
- a CDS encoding 2OG-Fe(II) oxygenase yields MKYYQLQTSVLPNNYLNDLWGEIQASPYFSINNLNRDFINTKGFSVVFQRQGLKTVAEKFPFFKPYLDLAIQPNCNAFYLNPLLLKEGSRVDPHIDRSLRSYCKTIEPPSLVSVLYVRVPENMDGGELVLKSPKRQVGQIKPQSNTLVYFQGDLTHSVNAVKTPGNRLSLVCEQYNLSEHELEEIPEFTLESRASQSTNKKRK; encoded by the coding sequence GTGAAATACTATCAACTACAAACAAGCGTTTTACCTAATAATTACCTGAATGATTTGTGGGGAGAAATCCAAGCTAGTCCTTATTTTTCTATTAACAATCTCAACCGAGATTTTATCAACACCAAAGGCTTTTCTGTGGTATTTCAGCGTCAAGGTTTAAAAACAGTTGCAGAAAAGTTTCCTTTTTTTAAACCTTATTTAGATTTAGCAATTCAGCCTAACTGTAATGCTTTTTATCTCAATCCTTTGCTGCTAAAAGAAGGTTCTCGTGTTGATCCGCACATAGATCGTTCTTTGCGTTCTTACTGCAAAACCATTGAACCACCAAGCCTTGTTAGTGTTCTCTATGTGCGTGTACCAGAAAACATGGATGGGGGAGAATTGGTGCTAAAATCCCCTAAACGCCAAGTTGGGCAAATTAAACCTCAAAGCAATACACTGGTATACTTTCAAGGTGATTTAACTCATTCTGTGAATGCAGTGAAAACTCCTGGTAATCGCTTAAGTTTGGTTTGTGAACAGTATAATTTAAGTGAACATGAACTTGAGGAAATCCCAGAATTTACCTTAGAATCAAGGGCTAGTCAATCTACAAACAAAAAACGAAAGTAG
- the rplS gene encoding 50S ribosomal protein L19 encodes MNAQEIIRSIEAEQIKSDLPQIYVGDTVKVGVKIKEGEKYRVQPYEGVVIARRNGGINETITVRKVFQGVGVERVFLLHSPRIDSIKVLRRGKVRRAKLYYLRDRVGKATRIKQRFDRSL; translated from the coding sequence ATGAACGCTCAAGAGATTATTCGCTCAATTGAAGCGGAACAAATAAAATCTGATTTGCCCCAAATTTATGTGGGTGACACAGTAAAGGTAGGAGTAAAAATTAAAGAAGGCGAGAAGTACCGCGTTCAACCTTACGAAGGAGTGGTAATCGCTAGACGTAATGGCGGAATTAATGAAACTATTACCGTCCGTAAAGTTTTTCAAGGTGTCGGTGTTGAGCGCGTATTCTTGTTACACTCTCCCCGGATTGACAGTATAAAAGTATTGCGACGTGGTAAAGTAAGACGCGCTAAACTATATTATCTGCGCGATCGCGTCGGTAAAGCTACCCGGATTAAACAAAGGTTTGACCGCTCTTTGTGA
- the rplA gene encoding 50S ribosomal protein L1, protein MGKKISRRLEALQDKVEDRDYTPVEALALLKETATAKFAEAAEAHIRLGIDPKYTDQQLRTTVALPKGTGQIVRVAVIARGEKVNEATNAGADIAGSEELIDEIQKGRMDFDKLIATPDVMPQVAKLGKLLGPRGLMPSPKGGTVTFDIANAIAEFKAGKLEFRADRTGIVHVMFGKASFAPEDLLVNLKALQETIDRNRPSGAKGRYWRTFYVSATMGPSIKIDISALRDLKLNESA, encoded by the coding sequence ATGGGAAAGAAAATATCACGCCGATTAGAGGCGTTACAAGACAAAGTAGAAGACAGGGATTATACACCTGTAGAGGCTTTAGCTCTGTTAAAAGAGACAGCAACAGCTAAATTCGCCGAAGCCGCAGAAGCACATATCCGGCTAGGAATTGACCCGAAATATACAGACCAGCAACTGCGGACAACAGTAGCACTGCCTAAGGGTACTGGACAAATCGTCCGGGTAGCAGTGATTGCTAGAGGTGAAAAAGTCAACGAAGCTACAAATGCTGGTGCTGATATTGCAGGTTCAGAAGAATTAATTGACGAAATCCAAAAAGGGCGGATGGATTTTGACAAGCTGATTGCTACACCAGATGTAATGCCACAAGTAGCAAAGCTTGGTAAGTTGTTAGGTCCCCGTGGTTTGATGCCCTCACCCAAAGGTGGAACCGTAACATTTGACATAGCAAATGCGATCGCTGAATTCAAAGCTGGTAAATTAGAATTCCGTGCTGATCGAACTGGGATTGTCCATGTTATGTTTGGTAAGGCATCCTTTGCCCCTGAAGATTTGTTAGTCAACCTCAAAGCGTTGCAAGAGACAATTGACCGTAACCGTCCTTCAGGAGCCAAAGGTCGTTATTGGCGTACTTTTTACGTCTCTGCCACTATGGGTCCATCGATTAAAATCGATATCAGCGCCCTACGAGATTTAAAACTGAACGAATCAGCTTAA
- the rplJ gene encoding 50S ribosomal protein L10, with protein sequence MGRTLENKKEIVADLKETLSESTLALVIDYQGLTVAEITDLRRRLRPSGTVCKVTKNTFMGIAIQDQEKWQPLSELLKGSSAFLLVKEDFSSAIKTYQEFQKVTKKTELRGGVMDGRLLKETDVKALGDLPSKEQLMAQIAGAINALATKVAVGINEVPSSLARALQAVAEKEESGATESAAESTTESAAE encoded by the coding sequence ATGGGTCGAACGTTAGAAAACAAAAAAGAGATTGTCGCTGATCTCAAAGAGACTTTGAGTGAATCAACTTTAGCACTGGTAATTGATTATCAGGGTTTAACAGTTGCGGAAATCACTGACTTAAGGCGGCGTTTACGTCCTAGTGGCACAGTTTGTAAGGTGACTAAAAACACCTTTATGGGCATTGCCATTCAAGATCAAGAAAAATGGCAGCCACTGTCGGAACTACTCAAAGGTTCTTCCGCTTTTTTGCTAGTCAAAGAAGATTTCTCATCTGCAATTAAGACTTACCAAGAGTTCCAAAAAGTTACCAAGAAGACAGAACTTCGTGGTGGCGTTATGGACGGTCGCTTGCTGAAAGAAACTGATGTCAAGGCTTTAGGAGACTTGCCATCTAAGGAACAACTCATGGCACAAATTGCTGGAGCTATCAACGCTTTGGCTACCAAAGTGGCTGTGGGTATCAACGAAGTTCCCAGTTCTTTGGCTCGTGCTTTACAGGCTGTGGCTGAGAAAGAAGAAAGTGGTGCTACTGAAAGTGCTGCCGAAAGTACTACTGAAAGTGCTGCTGAGTAA
- a CDS encoding serine/threonine-protein kinase: MTQTLLNNRYQVIQVLGAGGFGETFLAEDTHMPSLRRCVIKQLKPISNDPQTYQIIQDRFKREAATLEHLGEASDQIPKLYAYFPENGQFYLVQEWIQGQTLTQMVEAKGYIAETTVREILLSLLSVLDYVHSKGIIHRDIKPDNIILRSHDNKPVLIDFGAVKETIRTVINPSGQPLQSLVIGTPGYMPSEQAIGRPVYATDIYSLALTAIYLLTGKQPQELETHPQTGQILWQQYAAGISPEMVKILTQAIEPRPSDRYSTASKMLYALKSAHSLNNKTYTSSPASQANIATISLSPPHVLSSATNPVIREIPNPIKQQKPAVIIGSLVAGSLIGAVAISSLIRPPQNTNSLPTNSSITRDNSTSATPTNSPATPQTQPTISDQQQTQPVNSNPSSENNSPQIFTPPIRNEAITPSNSTPINIPTFEPETQPRETTPKVVEDSDKDKKPQQQDKGKKKENSAENENNLSDTLSSNQTRFNVPAFPTGTSRSTVEATLGKNKDLRGVWGNTRAVTYKVVPKQIDLGYLFDRDTGRLRQTEVAFASSVDNQVMQTTLNSLLNGQATAEIKQGLQQIQQRQLDNFTFTQGAVKGQIVRQSCDFIYISIWDEELHDFVSPASAKEC, translated from the coding sequence ATGACACAAACACTGCTAAACAATCGCTATCAAGTTATTCAGGTACTCGGTGCTGGTGGGTTTGGTGAAACCTTTCTAGCAGAAGATACCCATATGCCTTCTCTTCGTCGCTGTGTGATTAAGCAACTCAAACCGATTAGCAATGATCCACAAACTTATCAGATAATTCAAGACAGGTTTAAACGAGAAGCTGCTACCTTGGAACATCTAGGTGAAGCTAGTGACCAAATTCCTAAACTCTACGCTTATTTTCCTGAAAATGGTCAATTTTATCTAGTTCAAGAATGGATTCAAGGTCAAACGCTAACGCAAATGGTTGAAGCTAAAGGATATATAGCTGAAACAACTGTTCGGGAAATTCTTTTAAGTTTGCTGTCAGTTTTAGATTATGTTCACAGCAAAGGCATTATTCATCGAGATATAAAACCAGACAATATCATCCTTCGCTCTCACGATAATAAACCAGTTTTAATTGATTTCGGTGCAGTTAAAGAAACCATCCGTACAGTTATCAATCCTTCAGGACAGCCCCTGCAATCTCTAGTCATAGGTACACCAGGCTATATGCCCAGTGAGCAAGCTATTGGTCGTCCAGTTTATGCTACAGATATCTATAGTTTAGCCTTGACGGCGATTTATCTACTCACAGGTAAACAACCTCAAGAATTAGAAACTCACCCGCAGACGGGGCAAATACTGTGGCAACAATACGCTGCTGGTATATCCCCAGAAATGGTGAAGATACTCACTCAAGCAATTGAACCACGTCCGAGCGATCGCTATAGCACTGCTAGTAAAATGCTCTATGCTTTAAAATCTGCTCATAGTCTTAATAATAAAACTTACACATCTTCCCCGGCTTCCCAGGCTAATATTGCCACCATTAGCCTTAGTCCTCCTCATGTGTTGTCATCTGCTACAAATCCAGTTATTAGAGAAATTCCCAATCCCATAAAACAACAAAAACCAGCCGTTATTATTGGTAGCCTGGTTGCTGGTAGTTTAATTGGTGCAGTGGCAATTTCTAGTTTGATCCGTCCCCCACAAAATACAAACTCACTACCTACAAACTCCTCTATCACCAGAGACAATAGCACGTCGGCAACGCCAACAAATTCTCCAGCAACACCACAAACTCAACCAACTATCTCTGATCAACAGCAAACTCAACCAGTTAATTCTAATCCTTCATCAGAGAATAACTCTCCGCAAATATTTACACCACCAATTAGAAATGAAGCCATAACTCCCAGCAATTCTACTCCCATCAATATACCTACATTTGAACCAGAAACACAGCCACGAGAAACTACACCAAAAGTAGTTGAAGATTCAGACAAAGATAAAAAACCTCAACAGCAAGACAAGGGTAAAAAAAAAGAAAACAGCGCAGAAAACGAAAATAACTTATCTGATACATTAAGTTCAAATCAAACTAGATTTAATGTACCAGCATTTCCTACAGGTACATCAAGAAGCACTGTAGAAGCGACTCTTGGCAAAAATAAAGATTTAAGGGGAGTATGGGGTAATACTCGTGCTGTTACTTATAAAGTCGTACCTAAGCAAATTGATTTAGGCTACTTATTTGACCGTGATACAGGTAGACTGCGGCAAACTGAAGTAGCTTTTGCCTCATCTGTAGATAATCAAGTTATGCAAACAACCTTAAATAGTTTATTAAATGGACAAGCCACAGCAGAAATTAAACAAGGACTGCAACAAATTCAACAGCGTCAATTAGATAACTTTACATTTACCCAAGGTGCTGTTAAAGGTCAAATTGTGCGGCAAAGTTGTGATTTTATTTACATTAGCATTTGGGATGAAGAATTACATGATTTTGTCAGTCCTGCCAGTGCTAAAGAATGTTAA
- the rplL gene encoding 50S ribosomal protein L7/L12 has protein sequence MSAATEQILEQLKSLTLLEASELVKQIEEAFGVSAAPAAGGMMMMAAPGGAAAEVAEEKTEFDAVLESVPADKKIAVLKIVREITGLGLKEAKDLVEAAPKPVKEAVAKEAAEDIKKRIEEAGGKVTIK, from the coding sequence ATGTCTGCTGCAACCGAACAAATTTTAGAACAATTGAAATCCTTGACTTTACTAGAAGCTTCTGAACTAGTTAAGCAAATTGAAGAAGCTTTTGGAGTAAGTGCTGCTCCAGCTGCTGGTGGTATGATGATGATGGCTGCTCCCGGTGGTGCTGCTGCTGAAGTAGCAGAAGAAAAAACCGAATTTGATGCAGTTCTGGAATCAGTTCCAGCTGATAAGAAGATTGCTGTCCTCAAGATTGTCCGTGAAATCACAGGTTTGGGTCTGAAAGAAGCTAAAGACTTAGTAGAAGCTGCTCCCAAGCCAGTTAAGGAAGCTGTAGCTAAAGAAGCTGCTGAAGATATCAAGAAGCGTATCGAAGAAGCTGGCGGTAAAGTAACAATTAAGTAA
- the secE gene encoding preprotein translocase subunit SecE: MAKKNEAEMPETSNGFSLNNFFQGTKEELEKVVWPSRQQLVSESAAVLLMVTLSASLIYLVDGLFAWAAKQVF; the protein is encoded by the coding sequence TTGGCCAAAAAAAATGAAGCAGAAATGCCAGAAACAAGCAATGGGTTTAGCTTAAACAATTTCTTCCAAGGAACAAAAGAAGAACTTGAGAAAGTAGTTTGGCCTAGTCGGCAGCAACTGGTGAGCGAATCAGCAGCTGTATTGTTAATGGTGACACTCTCCGCATCTTTGATATATTTGGTCGATGGATTGTTTGCGTGGGCAGCAAAACAGGTATTCTGA
- the nusG gene encoding transcription termination/antitermination protein NusG, with protein MTSATDEPRDTLQSEEALETALKEARWYAVQVASGCEKRVKTNLEQRIQTFDVADKIIQVEIPHTPAVKIRKDGSRQHTEEKVFPGYVLVRLILDPATKQIPDDTWQVVRNTSHVINFVGAEQKRGTGKGRGHVKPVPLSNSEVERIFKQTSEQEPLVKIDMATGDKIIVLSGPFKDFEGEVIEVSPERSKLKALLSIFGRDTPVELEFNQVEKQS; from the coding sequence ATGACTTCTGCAACAGACGAACCACGGGATACGTTGCAGTCAGAGGAAGCACTAGAAACAGCGCTCAAGGAAGCACGCTGGTATGCAGTGCAAGTAGCCTCAGGCTGTGAGAAGCGCGTGAAAACAAATTTAGAGCAGCGCATCCAAACCTTTGATGTCGCTGACAAAATCATCCAAGTGGAAATTCCACATACGCCAGCGGTAAAAATCCGTAAAGATGGTAGCCGCCAGCATACAGAAGAAAAGGTTTTTCCTGGTTATGTGCTAGTGCGGTTAATTTTAGATCCGGCAACTAAGCAAATTCCCGATGATACATGGCAGGTGGTACGAAACACCTCTCACGTAATTAATTTTGTGGGAGCAGAGCAAAAACGTGGCACCGGCAAGGGTCGTGGTCACGTTAAACCAGTACCACTGAGCAATTCAGAAGTAGAACGTATATTCAAACAAACCAGTGAACAAGAGCCATTAGTCAAAATTGACATGGCAACAGGTGATAAGATCATTGTACTTTCTGGTCCATTTAAGGACTTTGAAGGCGAGGTGATTGAAGTTTCGCCAGAACGAAGTAAGCTAAAAGCTCTACTCTCGATTTTCGGACGAGATACACCAGTAGAATTGGAATTTAATCAGGTAGAAAAACAGAGCTAA
- the rplK gene encoding 50S ribosomal protein L11 → MAKKVVAVIKLALNAGKANPAPPVGPALGQHGVNIMMFCKEYNAKTADQAGMVIPVEISVFEDRSFTFVLKTPPASVLIRKAAKIERGSNEPNKKKVGSITRAQLREIAQTKLPDLNANDIDAAMNIVEGTAKNMGVTVAD, encoded by the coding sequence ATGGCGAAGAAAGTAGTAGCGGTCATTAAACTGGCCCTGAATGCTGGAAAAGCCAACCCAGCACCGCCAGTAGGCCCAGCATTGGGTCAGCATGGCGTTAACATCATGATGTTCTGCAAAGAGTACAATGCCAAAACAGCAGACCAAGCTGGGATGGTAATACCTGTAGAAATTTCGGTTTTTGAAGACCGGAGTTTTACATTTGTACTCAAAACACCTCCAGCATCAGTATTAATTCGCAAGGCAGCGAAAATCGAGCGTGGATCTAATGAACCCAATAAAAAGAAAGTTGGGAGCATTACTAGAGCGCAGTTGAGAGAAATTGCTCAAACCAAACTTCCTGATCTTAATGCCAATGATATCGATGCGGCAATGAATATTGTGGAAGGAACCGCCAAGAACATGGGCGTAACGGTAGCAGACTAA